One region of Triticum aestivum cultivar Chinese Spring chromosome 6B, IWGSC CS RefSeq v2.1, whole genome shotgun sequence genomic DNA includes:
- the LOC123136826 gene encoding putative F-box protein At2g02030 isoform X1 produces MLTGNNDMKPPIPKRPRRMAMSPESAPLASGSSSFIPDDIIFFQILVLLPVKSLVRFQTVCKSWRTTLTSISFVRWHLELSKRTRSTMVLVPRKYQEDRRKACSRLLSIFSFQPGESKCAELIFRKEFHPYGIPVFSIPLHCDGLILIPCIMGKIFICNPATREFVELPPGSPSVLFEHRVAFGFDPWSGTYKVARHFIRSYRDTLQIDGEGGTTREYSSGHEILTFGGDSKEEAWVWKATVDPPYPIKARTPICLPGVFFWSALKSMAHGKVISNVILRFSLLDETFTVHPNPPCSDHLGKNDALSALGGKLCYIHSPTPWEIAIWLAEDGPNLTWSLCRRVSLPIPRNLLAFACASTDPDKIFLSIDARYLLRCDLHDESLEEIINMRDMLYDLRNGRKFTIGSLLVAHYMVPFVESLLRIRSSYQQAIISYVM; encoded by the coding sequence ATGTTGACCGGAAACAACGATATGAAGCCGCCGATTCCTAAACGACCCCGGCGGATGGCTATGTCGCCGGAATCAGCACCTTTAGCCTCCGGCAGTAGCAGCTTCATCCCAGATGATATAATCTTCTTTCAGATACTCGTACTTCTTCCTGTGAAGTCCCTTGTGCGCTTCCAAACCGTCTGCAAGTCATGGCGCACCACATTAACCAGCATCAGTTTCGTGCGCTGGCACCTGGAGCTTTCCAAGCGAACAAGGTCGACCATGGTCCTCGTGCCACGCAAGTATCAGGAGGACCGACGGAAGGCGTGTTCTAGATTACTCAGTATCTTCAGCTTCCAGCCAGGGGAAAGCAAGTGTGCGGAGCTTATCTTCCGAAAGGAATTTCATCCCTATGGGATCCCTGTGTTCAGCATTCCTCTCCATTGTGATGGCCTGATATTGATCCCTTGCATAATGGGGAAAATTTTCATCTGCAACCCGGCCACTAGAGAGTTTGTTGAGTTGCCACCTGGAAGCCCAAGTGTTCTCTTTGAGCACAGGGTCGCCTTTGGCTTTGATCCTTGGAGTGGTACCTACAAGGTGGCGAGGCACTTCATCCGCTCGTACAGAGATACTCTGCAAATAGATGGGGAAGGAGGCACCACTAGAGAATACAGCAGTGGACATGAGATCTTAACATTCGGTGGTGACAGCAAAGAAGAAGCTTGGGTATGGAAGGCCACTGTGGATCCACCATACCCTATCAAGGCCAGGACTCCAATTTGTCTCCCAGGGGTCTTCTTTTGGAGTGCTCTCAAGTCCATGGCACATGGCAAGGTTATCTCGAATGTCATCCTTCGATTtagtttacttgatgaaacatttaCGGTGCACCCTAACCCTCCATGTAGTGATCATCTAGGCAAGAATGATGCACTATCTGCACTAGGTGGAAAGTTATGCTATATCCACTCTCCCACTCCGTGGGAGATTGCCATTTGGTTAGCGGAAGATGGGCCAAATCTGACTTGGTCACTATGCCGCCGTGTCAGTCTGCCGATACCAAGAAATCTTCTTGCCTTTGCATGTGCGTCAACTGACCCGGACAAGATATTCCTCTCCATTGATGCGCGCTACCTTCTCAGGTGTGACCTCCATGATGAATCTCTTGAAGAAATAATCAACATGCGCGACATGTTGTATGATCTCCGGAACGGCAGAAAATTCACCATTGGTTCACTCCTTGTTGCCCACTATATGGTGCCATTTGTGGAATCACTGTTGCGCATCAGATCTTCATATCAACAAGCCATCATATCGTATGTGATGTGA
- the LOC123136826 gene encoding putative F-box protein At5g52610 isoform X2, whose product MLTGNNDMKPPIPKRPRRMAMSPESAPLASGSSSFIPDDIIFFQILVLLPVKSLVRFQTVCKSWRTTLTSISFVRWHLELSKRTRSTMVLVPRKYQEDRRKACSRLLSIFSFQPGESKCAELIFRKEFHPYGIPVFSIPLHCDGLILIPCIMGKIFICNPATREFVELPPGSPSVLFEHRVAFGFDPWSGTYKVARHFIRSYRDTLQIDGEGGTTREYSSGHEILTFGGDSKEEAWVWKATVDPPYPIKARTPICLPGVFFWSALKSMAHGKARMMHYLH is encoded by the exons ATGTTGACCGGAAACAACGATATGAAGCCGCCGATTCCTAAACGACCCCGGCGGATGGCTATGTCGCCGGAATCAGCACCTTTAGCCTCCGGCAGTAGCAGCTTCATCCCAGATGATATAATCTTCTTTCAGATACTCGTACTTCTTCCTGTGAAGTCCCTTGTGCGCTTCCAAACCGTCTGCAAGTCATGGCGCACCACATTAACCAGCATCAGTTTCGTGCGCTGGCACCTGGAGCTTTCCAAGCGAACAAGGTCGACCATGGTCCTCGTGCCACGCAAGTATCAGGAGGACCGACGGAAGGCGTGTTCTAGATTACTCAGTATCTTCAGCTTCCAGCCAGGGGAAAGCAAGTGTGCGGAGCTTATCTTCCGAAAGGAATTTCATCCCTATGGGATCCCTGTGTTCAGCATTCCTCTCCATTGTGATGGCCTGATATTGATCCCTTGCATAATGGGGAAAATTTTCATCTGCAACCCGGCCACTAGAGAGTTTGTTGAGTTGCCACCTGGAAGCCCAAGTGTTCTCTTTGAGCACAGGGTCGCCTTTGGCTTTGATCCTTGGAGTGGTACCTACAAGGTGGCGAGGCACTTCATCCGCTCGTACAGAGATACTCTGCAAATAGATGGGGAAGGAGGCACCACTAGAGAATACAGCAGTGGACATGAGATCTTAACATTCGGTGGTGACAGCAAAGAAGAAGCTTGGGTATGGAAGGCCACTGTGGATCCACCATACCCTATCAAGGCCAGGACTCCAATTTGTCTCCCAGGGGTCTTCTTTTGGAGTGCTCTCAAGTCCATGGCACATGGCAAG GCAAGAATGATGCACTATCTGCACTAG
- the LOC123136826 gene encoding putative F-box protein At5g52610 isoform X3 produces the protein MLTGNNDMKPPIPKRPRRMAMSPESAPLASGSSSFIPDDIIFFQILVLLPVKSLVRFQTVCKSWRTTLTSISFVRWHLELSKRTRSTMVLVPRKYQEDRRKACSRLLSIFSFQPGESKCAELIFRKEFHPYGIPVFSIPLHCDGLILIPCIMGKIFICNPATREFVELPPGSPSVLFEHRVAFGFDPWSGTYKVARHFIRSYRDTLQIDGEGGTTREYSSGHEILTFGGDSKEEAWVWKATVDPPYPIKARTPICLPGVFFWSALKSMAHGK, from the exons ATGTTGACCGGAAACAACGATATGAAGCCGCCGATTCCTAAACGACCCCGGCGGATGGCTATGTCGCCGGAATCAGCACCTTTAGCCTCCGGCAGTAGCAGCTTCATCCCAGATGATATAATCTTCTTTCAGATACTCGTACTTCTTCCTGTGAAGTCCCTTGTGCGCTTCCAAACCGTCTGCAAGTCATGGCGCACCACATTAACCAGCATCAGTTTCGTGCGCTGGCACCTGGAGCTTTCCAAGCGAACAAGGTCGACCATGGTCCTCGTGCCACGCAAGTATCAGGAGGACCGACGGAAGGCGTGTTCTAGATTACTCAGTATCTTCAGCTTCCAGCCAGGGGAAAGCAAGTGTGCGGAGCTTATCTTCCGAAAGGAATTTCATCCCTATGGGATCCCTGTGTTCAGCATTCCTCTCCATTGTGATGGCCTGATATTGATCCCTTGCATAATGGGGAAAATTTTCATCTGCAACCCGGCCACTAGAGAGTTTGTTGAGTTGCCACCTGGAAGCCCAAGTGTTCTCTTTGAGCACAGGGTCGCCTTTGGCTTTGATCCTTGGAGTGGTACCTACAAGGTGGCGAGGCACTTCATCCGCTCGTACAGAGATACTCTGCAAATAGATGGGGAAGGAGGCACCACTAGAGAATACAGCAGTGGACATGAGATCTTAACATTCGGTGGTGACAGCAAAGAAGAAGCTTGGGTATGGAAGGCCACTGTGGATCCACCATACCCTATCAAGGCCAGGACTCCAATTTGTCTCCCAGGGGTCTTCTTTTGGAGTGCTCTCAAGTCCATGGCACATGGCAAG TGA